The following coding sequences lie in one Myxococcus xanthus genomic window:
- the tnpC gene encoding IS66 family transposase: MPTEARHCPACGGEDMKPLGKGRASVLYEYVPARFEKQVHVQEVLACACGRGVVTAPPPARVVDRGEYGPGFIAHVVTSKCADAMPLHRLAQRVERSGVPMSRSTLTDLFHQAASVLLPLSQHLLQCIAAADVVWADETPLRVLDVKKTRLGYLWTFLTQNEAGEWLIGYRFSMGRASRTPKEVLGGTSGALVVDAYTGYNAVTLPQGRVRVGCWAHCRRRFFDALATAPEARHAMDLILELYRVEAQARGADVVRTAAHRALRQLHSAPVLARLHVWLEEQTPRHPPKSPLGQAISYALKQWAALTRFVENERLPLDNNRAEAALRKAALGRKNFLFVGHEAAGENLAGLYALVATCEANQVNPEAYLADVLLRVQTHPNSRIDELLPHEWKRRRIADPPNSPLQLCI, encoded by the coding sequence AAGCCACTGGGCAAGGGCCGCGCTTCGGTGCTGTACGAGTACGTGCCGGCGCGCTTCGAGAAGCAAGTGCACGTGCAGGAAGTGCTGGCGTGCGCGTGCGGCCGGGGCGTCGTCACCGCCCCGCCTCCGGCCAGAGTAGTGGACAGGGGCGAGTACGGCCCGGGCTTCATCGCGCATGTGGTGACGTCGAAGTGTGCCGACGCCATGCCGCTGCACCGGCTGGCCCAACGTGTTGAGCGCAGTGGCGTCCCCATGAGTCGCAGCACGCTGACGGACCTCTTCCACCAAGCCGCCTCGGTGCTGCTGCCGCTGTCGCAGCACCTGCTGCAATGCATTGCAGCCGCGGACGTGGTGTGGGCGGACGAGACGCCTCTGCGCGTGCTGGACGTGAAGAAGACGCGGCTGGGTTACCTCTGGACTTTCCTCACCCAGAACGAAGCCGGTGAGTGGCTCATTGGTTACCGCTTCAGCATGGGCCGGGCGAGCAGGACGCCCAAGGAAGTCCTGGGAGGTACCTCGGGTGCGCTCGTGGTGGACGCATACACCGGCTACAACGCGGTGACGCTGCCCCAGGGCCGGGTGCGCGTCGGCTGCTGGGCGCATTGCCGCCGCCGATTCTTCGACGCGCTGGCCACCGCGCCCGAAGCGCGCCATGCCATGGACCTCATCCTCGAACTCTACCGAGTGGAGGCCCAGGCGAGAGGCGCGGACGTGGTGCGCACCGCCGCCCACCGCGCTCTGCGCCAATTGCACAGCGCCCCCGTCCTCGCGCGACTGCACGTCTGGCTTGAAGAACAGACGCCGCGGCACCCACCCAAGAGTCCGCTGGGCCAGGCCATTTCCTATGCCCTCAAGCAGTGGGCGGCCCTCACGCGCTTCGTCGAGAATGAGCGCCTACCCCTGGACAACAACCGCGCGGAGGCGGCGCTGAGAAAGGCCGCCCTGGGGAGGAAGAATTTTCTCTTCGTCGGCCACGAGGCCGCGGGGGAGAACCTGGCCGGTCTCTACGCGCTGGTGGCCACCTGTGAGGCCAACCAAGTCAATCCCGAGGCATACCTCGCGGACGTCCTGCTGCGCGTTCAGACGCACCCCAACTCCCGCATCGACGAACTGCT